In Nitrosospira briensis C-128, a genomic segment contains:
- a CDS encoding 2OG-Fe(II) oxygenase, giving the protein MNTPTSESWSIAPVRNTARRVNAFDGSRISNDLDARGCAVIKGFASLEECEALARLYVRDDIFRSRVVMARYGFGRGEYKYFSYPLPGIITELRTSIYPRLVPIANRWNEAMGIAVRYPEKLADFIKRCHEAGQLRPTPLLLQYEPGDYNCLHQDLYGEHIFPIQITILLSEPGRDFTGGEFVLTEQRPRMQSRPEVVPLRQGDAVAFAVHHRPVQGTRGVYRVNLRHGVSRIRSGCRQTVGIIFHDAI; this is encoded by the coding sequence ATGAATACGCCGACAAGCGAATCGTGGAGTATTGCTCCTGTGCGGAACACAGCACGCCGGGTGAATGCGTTTGATGGGTCGCGGATATCGAATGATCTGGACGCGCGGGGCTGCGCGGTGATCAAAGGATTTGCTTCGCTTGAAGAATGCGAGGCGTTGGCACGATTATATGTGCGGGACGACATTTTCAGAAGCCGGGTCGTCATGGCGCGCTACGGTTTCGGGCGCGGGGAATACAAGTATTTCAGCTATCCGTTACCCGGCATCATCACCGAACTGCGCACGTCGATATATCCTCGGCTTGTGCCGATCGCCAATCGCTGGAATGAAGCAATGGGCATAGCGGTGCGCTATCCGGAGAAACTTGCTGATTTCATCAAACGCTGCCATGAAGCGGGTCAGCTTCGCCCGACCCCTTTGTTGTTGCAATATGAACCGGGTGATTATAATTGCCTGCATCAAGACTTGTATGGAGAGCATATATTTCCGATCCAGATCACGATACTGCTATCCGAGCCGGGCCGCGATTTTACAGGTGGTGAATTCGTGCTGACCGAGCAGCGGCCACGCATGCAATCACGCCCCGAGGTCGTGCCTCTCAGGCAAGGAGACGCAGTGGCGTTTGCCGTGCATCATCGGCCTGTGCAAGGCACACGGGGCGTATATCGGGTCAACTTGCGCCACGGCGTCAGCCGCATCCGGTCGGGCTGCCGTCAAACCGTGGGCATCATTTTTCACGACGCAATTTGA
- a CDS encoding ATP-binding cassette domain-containing protein, whose product MSDPAVALIANRVHKRFLVKETGKSTQAVADVSLAVQMGSLTALVGPDGAGKTTLLRLIAGLMTADEGRLEVLGIDVAADPQAVQDRISYMPQRFGLYEDLSVQENLDLYADLHGVPQAIRRKRYARLLEMTDLACFTARPTGKLSGGMKQKLGLACTLVRSPELLLLDEPTVGVDPLSRRELWEIVQQMIDDEQLTVLVTTAYLDEAEHCARVFVLQEGKLLAEGTPEEIRQHARNLCFVVTPPQGQPSRILQARLLDDADCIIDAVPYGGAVRFIRRSEVDRQRLDSLLGGIPATAVEARVEDGFMVLLRERHDVAPLDTAALKATSGMRNEGNGEDDAKGGEDDTKGEPDEVVIEVRDLVRKFGDFTAVDHVSFSVRRGEIFGLLGPNGAGKTTTFRMLCGLLPATSGFLQVAGFNLLRARAVARRRIGYMSQKFALYGDLSVMENLAFFGSAYGLYGKRLRERIDTVMQQFDLEGREKSPSGQLPGGFKQRLAMAVGLLHEPDILFLDEPTSGTDPLKRREFWRRITALSEVGTTIIITTHFMEEAEYCDRIVIQDAGRLLALGTPQEVRMQAGGEGARLDMEEAFIRIVEQERQKNSESPAREANP is encoded by the coding sequence ATGAGCGATCCGGCAGTCGCGCTGATTGCAAATCGCGTCCATAAACGTTTTCTGGTCAAGGAAACGGGGAAATCGACTCAAGCGGTCGCTGACGTTTCGCTTGCAGTGCAGATGGGTTCGCTCACGGCCCTGGTTGGTCCCGATGGCGCGGGCAAGACCACTTTGCTGCGGTTGATAGCCGGACTGATGACGGCCGACGAAGGCCGGCTCGAGGTGCTGGGCATTGATGTGGCAGCCGATCCACAGGCGGTGCAGGACCGCATCAGCTATATGCCGCAGCGCTTCGGCCTGTATGAAGACCTCAGCGTGCAGGAAAACCTCGACCTCTACGCCGATCTGCATGGCGTGCCGCAAGCAATTCGCCGGAAACGCTACGCAAGGCTCCTGGAAATGACCGATCTGGCATGCTTCACCGCGCGTCCGACAGGCAAGCTCTCGGGGGGCATGAAGCAGAAACTGGGCCTGGCCTGCACCCTCGTGCGTTCGCCCGAGCTGCTATTGCTCGATGAGCCGACGGTGGGTGTCGATCCATTGTCGCGCCGGGAGCTCTGGGAGATTGTTCAGCAAATGATTGACGACGAGCAGTTGACGGTATTGGTTACCACTGCTTATCTGGATGAAGCCGAGCATTGTGCTCGTGTTTTCGTTCTTCAGGAAGGCAAGCTGCTGGCTGAAGGCACCCCCGAAGAAATTCGCCAACATGCGCGCAACCTGTGTTTCGTCGTTACACCGCCGCAAGGCCAACCATCGCGTATTCTCCAGGCGCGCTTGCTGGATGACGCCGATTGCATCATCGATGCGGTTCCTTACGGCGGCGCTGTGCGCTTCATCCGCCGATCCGAGGTGGACCGGCAGCGCCTGGACAGCTTGCTTGGCGGTATTCCGGCTACAGCGGTCGAAGCACGCGTGGAAGACGGGTTCATGGTGCTGCTGCGTGAACGCCACGATGTGGCCCCGCTGGATACGGCGGCACTGAAGGCCACTAGCGGGATGAGAAACGAAGGTAACGGTGAAGATGATGCTAAAGGAGGTGAAGATGACACTAAAGGCGAGCCGGATGAAGTTGTCATCGAGGTGCGTGACCTGGTGCGCAAGTTCGGTGATTTCACCGCGGTGGACCATGTTTCATTCTCGGTTCGGCGCGGCGAAATCTTCGGCCTGCTGGGCCCCAACGGTGCAGGCAAGACTACGACCTTTCGAATGCTTTGCGGCCTTCTGCCGGCCACGAGCGGTTTTCTTCAGGTTGCCGGCTTCAATCTTCTGCGTGCTCGCGCGGTAGCACGCCGCAGGATAGGGTATATGTCGCAGAAGTTTGCGCTTTACGGCGATCTCTCGGTAATGGAAAACCTGGCGTTTTTCGGTAGCGCATATGGTTTGTACGGCAAGCGCTTGCGCGAGCGCATCGATACCGTTATGCAACAGTTCGACCTCGAGGGCAGGGAGAAATCGCCGAGCGGGCAATTGCCCGGCGGATTCAAGCAACGCCTGGCGATGGCGGTCGGCCTGCTGCACGAGCCTGATATCCTGTTCCTTGACGAACCCACCAGTGGCACCGATCCGCTCAAGCGCCGGGAATTCTGGCGGCGTATCACTGCGCTGTCGGAGGTGGGTACGACGATTATCATTACGACCCATTTCATGGAAGAGGCCGAGTACTGCGACCGTATTGTCATCCAGGATGCCGGCAGGCTGCTGGCACTCGGCACTCCGCAGGAGGTACGGATGCAAGCGGGTGGAGAGGGCGCCCGATTGGATATGGAAGAGGCCTTCATCCGCATCGTCGAGCAGGAGCGGCAGAAAAACAGTGAAAGTCCCGCCAGGGAAGCCAACCCATGA
- a CDS encoding TonB-dependent receptor family protein — protein MKTLSSIPATAVVVLLILAPASGSLLAQPDAELDTQLPAQSVTQPSASSSSAPPTLHPVVITGTRMEQSSFSLPMSIDVVEGLVIQDSQPRVNLSEALSRVPGLVIQNRQNYAQDLQVSSRGFGARSTFGIRGIRMIVDDIPASMPDGQGQAANINLGSTKRIEVLRGPFSAIYGNASGGVIQAFTEDGPAEHTISGTLLGGSYGTTRGEIKLGGTLGGSGAADTSGTAGAVAGPFNYVVDISRFQTDGYRDHSAATRYQASAKLTYRVNQDATLTLIANELHQGNTQDPLGLTRAQVSANPRQADTTATTFNTRKSIDNTQGGLVYTHKFSSANTIKLIGYTGTRQIEQFLAVPRGAQIPATSSGGVVDLDREFGGLGLRWMHRSSGQRPLTVTASIDYEISKERRKGFENFSGMALGVRGNMRRNEDDTVSSFSQYVQAEWQFAPAWILSAGVRHTEVKFRSEDFFIRSDNTNDSGNLAFRNVIPILGLLYKVTPTLNLYVSGGEGFETPTFAELAYRPDGATGLNFALRPSKSRNVEAGVKWLATSNTRINLALFETRVSGEILPATNSGGRTTFQNAADTRRRGVEVSADSRFGADLSTYLSYTYLDAEFEDSYTYLRTGGLSTTVAKGNFLPGVPRNTAYMELAWRRGLPGFSAVAEAIYRDKVYANDTNTEAAKRYGVANIRFSYSHQIGGWKLSEFLRLDNITDTRYVGSVIVNEGNSRFYEPAPGRNVIVGMSARYTF, from the coding sequence TTGAAGACGTTAAGTTCGATACCGGCCACTGCGGTAGTCGTATTGCTCATTCTGGCGCCGGCATCAGGTTCCTTGTTGGCACAGCCGGATGCTGAGTTGGATACTCAGTTGCCGGCTCAATCAGTCACCCAGCCAAGCGCCTCATCGTCAAGCGCTCCGCCCACCCTCCATCCTGTTGTCATTACAGGTACTCGTATGGAACAATCGAGTTTCTCGCTGCCCATGTCCATTGACGTGGTGGAGGGGTTGGTGATCCAGGACTCCCAGCCACGCGTCAATCTCTCTGAAGCGCTTTCGCGCGTTCCCGGCCTGGTTATTCAAAACCGCCAGAATTATGCGCAGGACCTGCAGGTATCCAGCCGCGGCTTTGGCGCACGCTCCACTTTCGGTATTCGCGGCATACGGATGATTGTTGACGACATCCCCGCCTCAATGCCGGACGGGCAGGGCCAGGCTGCTAATATCAACCTGGGTTCGACCAAGCGCATTGAAGTGCTGCGCGGCCCCTTCTCGGCTATCTATGGCAATGCCTCCGGCGGCGTGATACAGGCATTCACCGAAGACGGCCCGGCGGAACACACGATATCCGGCACGCTGCTGGGGGGCAGCTATGGCACGACGCGCGGCGAGATCAAGCTTGGCGGCACGCTGGGTGGGTCGGGTGCGGCAGATACGTCAGGTACAGCAGGCGCAGTGGCAGGCCCATTCAACTATGTGGTCGATATTTCACGTTTTCAAACAGATGGTTACCGCGACCACAGCGCTGCTACACGCTACCAGGCAAGTGCAAAACTTACCTACCGGGTCAATCAGGACGCCACGCTCACCCTGATAGCAAACGAGCTGCACCAGGGCAATACGCAGGATCCGCTCGGGCTCACGCGTGCTCAGGTGAGCGCTAATCCGCGCCAGGCGGATACAACTGCGACTACCTTCAACACCCGCAAGAGCATCGACAATACACAGGGCGGCCTCGTCTATACGCATAAGTTTTCATCCGCTAACACGATCAAGCTGATAGGTTATACGGGGACCCGGCAGATTGAGCAGTTTCTCGCCGTGCCGCGCGGCGCCCAGATTCCAGCCACGAGCTCGGGAGGCGTTGTCGATCTGGATCGCGAATTTGGCGGCCTTGGTTTGAGATGGATGCATCGCAGTAGCGGGCAGCGTCCTCTGACGGTCACTGCGAGTATCGATTATGAGATTTCTAAAGAAAGGCGCAAGGGATTCGAGAATTTCTCGGGGATGGCGTTGGGTGTACGCGGAAACATGCGTCGTAACGAGGACGATACGGTCTCCAGCTTCAGCCAGTATGTACAAGCCGAGTGGCAGTTCGCCCCAGCGTGGATACTTTCTGCCGGCGTGCGCCATACGGAAGTGAAATTCAGGTCGGAGGATTTTTTTATCCGGTCCGATAACACCAATGACAGCGGCAATCTGGCTTTCCGTAATGTTATTCCGATACTGGGATTATTGTATAAGGTCACGCCCACGCTCAATCTGTACGTCAGCGGGGGAGAAGGTTTCGAGACACCCACTTTTGCCGAGCTTGCCTACAGGCCAGACGGTGCAACAGGCCTCAATTTTGCGCTTCGGCCGAGCAAGAGTCGCAATGTCGAAGCGGGGGTTAAATGGTTGGCCACGAGCAATACACGTATCAATCTGGCACTTTTTGAAACACGGGTTAGCGGTGAGATACTGCCCGCGACGAATTCCGGCGGCCGAACCACTTTTCAGAATGCAGCCGATACGAGACGCCGCGGTGTGGAAGTTTCAGCCGACTCCCGATTTGGCGCTGATCTCTCCACCTATTTATCTTATACCTATCTCGATGCCGAATTCGAGGATTCATATACCTACCTCCGAACCGGAGGGCTTTCCACAACCGTAGCCAAAGGTAATTTTCTGCCTGGCGTGCCCCGCAATACCGCTTACATGGAGTTGGCATGGCGGCGCGGCCTGCCCGGTTTCTCGGCAGTAGCTGAAGCGATCTATCGCGACAAGGTTTATGCGAACGATACCAATACCGAAGCCGCTAAACGATATGGCGTCGCAAATATCCGGTTCTCCTATTCGCATCAAATCGGCGGCTGGAAGCTCAGCGAATTCTTGCGGTTGGACAATATCACCGATACGCGATATGTAGGCTCGGTAATCGTAAACGAAGGGAACAGCCGCTTTTACGAACCCGCGCCGGGGCGGAACGTAATAGTGGGGATGAGCGCAAGGTACACATTTTAG
- a CDS encoding ankyrin repeat domain-containing protein: MIASRSMRILGMMIVLMGSCCASATTWADSDLLVAARRGDLPQVKTLLGAKADVDARRGDGATALMAASTTGHLAVVQALLAAKADVNARMTNGATALMAAAAVGNRQVVRALLDARADVDAKASDGLTALLIASEGGFPRIVQALLDAKADVNASTGNGVTPLMAASQEGYRIVVQALLTAGADVNARTSDGLTALLIASENGHQRVVQELLAAGANVNAGMDNGTTPLIMASQNGHQMVVQTLLAARAEVNARTQDGLTALLMASEMNQPDVVQMLLAANADVNARTSNDVAALIAAAQEGHLMVVHELLSAKADVNAHADNGVTALILASERGHHKVTQALLAAKPDINATTTDGVTALMAAAKEGHQLVVHELLEAGADANIKSNGGITALMAAAKDGRLEVVYVLLAAGADVNVKSKDGFTALMMASQDGRQEVIRALLDAGTRLHAKSKDGATALKIAMQNGHQEIVQLLEKAGAKK, encoded by the coding sequence ATGATTGCATCGCGAAGCATGCGTATTTTAGGCATGATGATAGTTCTGATGGGCTCATGCTGCGCTTCAGCAACCACATGGGCTGACAGCGATCTGCTTGTCGCGGCCAGAAGGGGTGATCTTCCCCAGGTCAAAACACTGCTTGGAGCCAAAGCCGATGTGGATGCCAGAAGGGGAGATGGCGCCACGGCATTGATGGCAGCATCGACCACAGGTCATCTGGCAGTAGTGCAGGCATTGCTTGCCGCGAAGGCCGATGTGAACGCCAGGATGACCAACGGCGCCACCGCACTGATGGCGGCTGCGGCAGTGGGCAACCGGCAGGTGGTGCGGGCGCTTCTCGATGCGCGAGCCGATGTGGACGCTAAGGCAAGCGATGGTTTGACAGCGCTGCTGATCGCGTCGGAGGGCGGTTTCCCCCGGATCGTACAGGCGCTGCTTGATGCCAAGGCCGATGTCAACGCCAGCACCGGCAATGGCGTGACCCCGCTAATGGCGGCGTCGCAAGAAGGATACCGGATAGTCGTGCAAGCGTTGCTCACGGCCGGGGCCGATGTAAATGCCAGGACAAGTGATGGCCTCACAGCGCTGCTGATCGCGTCCGAGAATGGTCACCAGCGGGTGGTCCAGGAACTGCTGGCCGCTGGAGCCAACGTCAACGCGGGCATGGACAATGGCACAACGCCCTTGATCATGGCATCACAGAATGGGCACCAGATGGTGGTGCAGACATTGCTCGCGGCAAGAGCTGAAGTAAATGCCAGGACGCAAGATGGTCTCACGGCTTTACTGATGGCATCGGAAATGAACCAGCCCGACGTGGTACAGATGCTGCTCGCCGCCAATGCTGATGTGAATGCCAGGACGAGCAATGATGTCGCCGCATTGATCGCGGCGGCGCAGGAAGGTCACCTGATGGTGGTGCATGAGCTGCTTTCCGCCAAGGCCGATGTGAATGCTCATGCAGACAACGGCGTGACCGCTTTGATACTGGCATCGGAGAGGGGCCATCATAAGGTGACACAAGCACTGCTCGCGGCTAAACCTGATATCAACGCCACGACAACTGACGGGGTTACCGCACTGATGGCGGCGGCGAAGGAAGGCCATCAGTTGGTAGTGCACGAGTTGCTGGAAGCCGGGGCGGATGCGAACATCAAATCGAACGGCGGTATTACTGCCTTGATGGCGGCTGCGAAGGATGGCCGGTTGGAAGTGGTATATGTGCTGCTTGCCGCCGGCGCAGACGTAAATGTCAAATCGAAAGATGGCTTCACCGCGCTGATGATGGCGTCCCAGGATGGCCGCCAGGAGGTTATACGCGCGCTGCTCGACGCGGGCACCCGCTTGCATGCCAAGTCAAAGGATGGTGCCACGGCGCTAAAGATAGCAATGCAAAATGGTCACCAGGAAATAGTGCAGCTCCTCGAAAAGGCCGGCGCCAAAAAATGA
- a CDS encoding putative signal transducing protein — MKKLCTAANLMEAQIKLDLLAHANIDARLFNEHAQGGLGDIPFTHAYPEVWVVHDNDLARGQAIVRDFEKTPVETRVVFCRACTEENPRNFQLCWRCGAGLE, encoded by the coding sequence ATGAAAAAACTCTGTACTGCCGCCAATCTCATGGAAGCGCAAATCAAGCTCGATCTCCTTGCGCACGCCAACATAGACGCAAGACTGTTTAATGAACACGCGCAGGGCGGCCTCGGAGATATCCCTTTTACCCATGCATATCCGGAGGTGTGGGTCGTTCACGACAATGATCTTGCAAGAGGACAGGCAATTGTCAGGGATTTCGAAAAAACCCCGGTTGAAACTCGCGTCGTTTTCTGCCGGGCTTGCACCGAGGAAAACCCGCGCAATTTTCAATTATGCTGGCGGTGCGGAGCAGGGCTCGAGTGA
- a CDS encoding universal stress protein, giving the protein MQNIRTILVATDLSEFSGRAGTRAAMLCASLNWNSVELLNVKESGLPNALGLVLKKTPAVAEAALVERAMRELRHICSLLQDNYGVRCTSTVKFGRPEAEIVARADELAVGLTVIGAHGGNFFTDLFLGNTADKLARMSKTPLLLVKNQTTEPYRRVLVPVDFSENSRRAAQMALEIAPDAHITFLHVFDVVLEEQMQYLNAAHDTIHDYHVKAAEEARLDLNKFIAGLQAGREADHRPSRHSFFRTVAFGHPGHVIYDHAKSIKADLIVMGKHGRSRFEELLLGSVSRHVIEQCFCDVLIVTGPLQLA; this is encoded by the coding sequence GTGCAAAATATCAGAACAATTCTTGTGGCAACCGATCTATCCGAGTTTTCCGGCCGTGCCGGGACACGCGCCGCAATGCTATGCGCCAGCCTGAACTGGAATTCGGTCGAGTTGTTGAATGTCAAGGAAAGCGGCTTACCCAACGCGCTGGGGCTTGTCCTCAAAAAAACGCCCGCAGTGGCCGAGGCCGCCTTGGTTGAGCGCGCCATGCGCGAGTTGCGGCATATCTGCAGTCTGTTGCAAGACAATTATGGCGTTCGCTGCACCAGTACTGTCAAGTTTGGGCGGCCAGAGGCGGAAATTGTTGCCAGGGCAGATGAATTGGCCGTGGGATTAACGGTGATAGGTGCGCACGGCGGCAATTTCTTTACTGACCTTTTTCTCGGCAACACCGCCGATAAATTGGCCCGCATGAGTAAAACTCCCTTATTACTGGTAAAGAATCAGACTACAGAGCCTTATCGCCGGGTATTGGTTCCAGTAGACTTTTCTGAAAATTCGCGGCGCGCGGCGCAAATGGCGCTGGAAATTGCGCCGGATGCGCATATAACTTTCTTGCACGTGTTCGATGTCGTGCTGGAAGAACAAATGCAATACCTGAATGCTGCTCATGACACCATCCACGACTATCATGTCAAGGCCGCGGAAGAGGCGCGTCTCGATTTAAACAAGTTTATAGCGGGCCTTCAAGCGGGTCGCGAGGCTGATCATCGGCCCAGCCGCCACTCTTTTTTTCGGACAGTCGCTTTCGGTCATCCGGGGCACGTCATTTACGACCACGCCAAGTCTATAAAGGCGGATTTGATCGTGATGGGAAAGCATGGGCGGTCCCGCTTCGAGGAGTTGCTGCTGGGAAGTGTCTCACGCCATGTCATCGAGCAATGTTTTTGCGATGTGCTGATTGTGACGGGGCCGCTCCAACTGGCGTAG
- a CDS encoding HlyD family efflux transporter periplasmic adaptor subunit: MKKRLVLVAVLVIIVAVTAVWYFTRQQNDSDTLVLFGNVDIRQVSLAFNGSERVADMRVQEGDRVETGQILATLDTRTLSLQIAQAEAQINVQDQALLRLRNGTRPEEVAQAKAEVAAARADADLAAQLLKRLQNIEHAADQAVSQQDLDSARSRQRVAQAQLENNQKALQLAVIGPRKEDIAQAEAQLNVSQAELALLKHQLSLYELKSPINAVVRSRLLEPGDMASPQRPVYALAITDPKWVRAYVSEVDLGRIKSGMSARVVTDSHPDQSIPGRIGYISSVAEFTPKIVQTEELRTSLVYEVRVFVEDVGDRLRLGMPATVLIPLQDDKSFAGTAH; the protein is encoded by the coding sequence ATGAAGAAAAGGCTTGTCCTGGTGGCTGTGCTTGTCATCATCGTCGCGGTGACGGCAGTTTGGTATTTCACCCGGCAGCAGAATGATAGCGATACGCTGGTGCTCTTCGGTAATGTCGATATTCGCCAGGTCTCGCTAGCTTTCAACGGCAGCGAACGGGTCGCCGATATGCGCGTGCAGGAAGGCGATCGGGTGGAGACCGGACAAATCCTGGCCACGCTCGACACCCGCACCCTGAGCCTGCAAATCGCTCAGGCCGAAGCACAGATCAACGTACAGGATCAGGCCTTGTTACGGCTGAGGAACGGAACGCGCCCCGAAGAGGTGGCTCAAGCCAAGGCTGAGGTCGCTGCTGCTCGCGCCGACGCGGATCTCGCCGCACAGCTCCTCAAACGTTTGCAAAATATCGAGCACGCTGCCGACCAGGCGGTCAGCCAGCAGGATCTGGACAGCGCGCGTTCACGCCAGCGTGTGGCCCAGGCACAGCTGGAAAACAACCAGAAGGCGCTGCAATTGGCTGTGATCGGTCCACGCAAGGAAGACATCGCCCAGGCCGAGGCACAATTGAACGTTTCGCAGGCTGAGCTGGCTTTGCTCAAGCACCAGCTCAGCCTGTATGAATTGAAGTCGCCCATCAATGCCGTCGTGCGCTCGCGCTTGCTGGAACCGGGCGATATGGCTTCACCGCAACGTCCGGTATATGCGCTGGCGATTACCGACCCAAAATGGGTGCGCGCCTATGTATCGGAAGTGGATCTGGGCCGCATCAAGTCCGGTATGAGTGCGCGCGTGGTTACTGACAGCCATCCCGATCAATCGATTCCGGGCCGCATCGGCTATATCTCCTCAGTCGCGGAGTTTACCCCCAAGATTGTGCAGACCGAAGAACTGCGCACCAGCCTGGTCTATGAAGTGCGTGTCTTTGTCGAAGATGTCGGTGACCGCCTGCGTCTGGGCATGCCGGCCACGGTGCTCATCCCCTTGCAAGACGACAAGAGTTTCGCTGGAACGGCGCATTGA
- the alkB gene encoding DNA oxidative demethylase AlkB has translation MTLSLFEGVTQCQAQREELCAGATVLRGFAMRDEAAIFAQLCDITTAAPFRHMVTPGGFRMSVAITNCGSFGWVTDRTGYRYDRADPENGKPWPSMPGVFLKLAQDAAASAGFPNYAPDACLVNRYEPGARLSLHQDKNERDFGAPIVSVSLGISAVFLWGGLRRGDKPVRIQLAHGDVMVWGGPARLHYHGVLPLKDGYHPLAGACRINLTFRKAV, from the coding sequence ATGACGCTCAGCCTATTTGAAGGCGTGACGCAATGCCAGGCACAGCGGGAGGAGCTATGCGCCGGCGCGACCGTGCTGCGCGGCTTTGCGATGCGGGATGAAGCTGCCATTTTTGCACAATTATGTGATATCACAACCGCTGCGCCATTTCGCCACATGGTTACGCCGGGCGGTTTTCGAATGTCCGTCGCGATAACCAATTGCGGTTCTTTTGGTTGGGTAACGGATCGCACGGGCTATCGCTATGATAGGGCAGACCCGGAAAACGGCAAGCCATGGCCTTCCATGCCGGGCGTATTCCTGAAGCTGGCGCAAGACGCCGCGGCAAGCGCCGGTTTCCCGAATTACGCGCCAGATGCATGCCTTGTCAATCGCTACGAGCCGGGAGCGCGGCTATCGTTGCATCAGGACAAGAATGAGCGAGACTTCGGCGCACCTATCGTTTCCGTGTCGCTAGGGATTTCGGCAGTGTTTTTATGGGGTGGCTTGCGGCGCGGGGATAAGCCGGTGCGCATACAATTGGCACATGGTGACGTGATGGTGTGGGGCGGACCAGCGAGACTGCACTACCATGGCGTGCTCCCGCTTAAGGATGGGTATCATCCCCTTGCGGGTGCCTGCCGGATAAACCTGACTTTTCGTAAGGCGGTTTGA
- a CDS encoding OBAP family protein, with product MDGLRLNFRIILCAALLPALPLASAAGSFAQVAQASLPPGTIPAGEEKTAKTRALELGAKLLQRNSPLKPFDIYLVGFHPMKDSPEDQMEAHHYCHQVNEDFAQCILFDDNTEDANLNGIEYIISEKLFAALPEAERKYWHPHNGEILTGQLVAPDIPKAAEKELMKGKMNSYGKTWHVWNTGYEGNPGDKMPLGTPMLGWSFNRDGEAIPELVEKRDKKLKLNTAETRRQRKDLEQFAKPQSGVDDLKGKFARPTKDIPGVIDRKSAGKVD from the coding sequence ATGGACGGGCTGCGTTTAAATTTTCGCATTATTTTATGTGCTGCTTTACTACCAGCACTACCACTCGCCTCTGCAGCAGGCTCCTTCGCCCAAGTGGCGCAAGCGAGCTTGCCGCCTGGCACGATACCCGCCGGCGAGGAAAAGACGGCCAAAACACGGGCGCTGGAGTTGGGTGCAAAACTTCTGCAGCGCAATTCTCCATTAAAGCCGTTTGACATCTATCTTGTCGGTTTTCATCCGATGAAGGATTCTCCGGAAGACCAGATGGAGGCACATCATTACTGTCACCAGGTGAATGAGGATTTTGCACAATGCATATTATTCGATGACAATACCGAGGACGCGAACCTGAATGGTATCGAATACATTATTTCCGAAAAGCTTTTCGCTGCCTTGCCTGAAGCCGAAAGAAAATACTGGCATCCTCACAATGGTGAAATTCTTACCGGACAGCTTGTTGCGCCGGATATTCCGAAAGCTGCGGAAAAAGAGTTGATGAAGGGGAAGATGAACAGCTACGGCAAAACCTGGCATGTCTGGAATACCGGTTATGAAGGAAACCCGGGCGATAAGATGCCGTTGGGCACGCCGATGCTGGGCTGGTCTTTCAATCGCGATGGCGAGGCGATACCGGAGCTGGTCGAAAAGCGGGATAAGAAGCTGAAACTGAACACTGCGGAGACGCGTAGACAACGCAAGGACCTGGAACAGTTTGCCAAGCCCCAATCAGGCGTCGATGATCTCAAGGGGAAGTTCGCCCGGCCCACGAAAGATATCCCCGGCGTCATCGATCGGAAGAGCGCTGGCAAGGTTGACTAA